In a genomic window of Anaerolineales bacterium:
- a CDS encoding FtsQ-type POTRA domain-containing protein: MAIVLGRKENTTRADQLRRKRRKAAARNNPEWRSHPAAARPAAPQPRWEIRPRGPAARAQRMYSIPLAERGAEVQLPAVTISFSPRSLAVLLAGLACAGLLFLLTSPNFQVRSAQIEGLRHLSPDGVFSASGLQGGNLFLISPAAAEAEILRKIPAVRRASVSVEVNGEVTVRILEREPILLWIQENASFWVDAEGVFFPALAERSDLVRLEVREQGLAIALDGAADIDPQVVVQALELTVALPSGTRLIYDVRHGLGMMDPGGWMVYFGTSGQIVRKLDAYRRLVDSLTARGIRPGMVSVENLRQPFYRR, encoded by the coding sequence ATGGCAATCGTATTGGGACGGAAGGAGAACACGACCAGAGCGGATCAGCTGCGCCGCAAGCGCCGCAAGGCGGCGGCGCGGAACAATCCGGAGTGGCGTTCCCATCCGGCTGCGGCCCGCCCTGCCGCGCCGCAGCCGAGATGGGAAATTCGCCCCCGCGGTCCGGCGGCCCGGGCCCAGCGGATGTACAGCATCCCCCTGGCCGAACGGGGGGCCGAAGTCCAGCTGCCGGCAGTGACGATTTCCTTTTCGCCGCGCTCTCTGGCCGTGCTTCTGGCCGGATTGGCCTGCGCCGGCTTGTTGTTTCTGCTGACCTCTCCGAATTTCCAGGTGCGGTCGGCGCAGATCGAAGGCCTGCGGCATCTCAGCCCGGATGGAGTATTCAGCGCCTCGGGCTTGCAGGGCGGCAATCTGTTTTTGATCTCGCCCGCCGCGGCGGAAGCCGAGATCCTTCGAAAAATCCCGGCCGTGCGGCGGGCGTCGGTGAGCGTGGAGGTCAACGGCGAGGTGACGGTGCGGATCCTGGAGCGCGAACCGATTCTGTTGTGGATCCAGGAAAACGCCTCCTTCTGGGTGGATGCCGAGGGCGTCTTCTTCCCGGCGCTCGCCGAACGTTCGGATTTGGTCCGCCTGGAAGTCCGCGAGCAGGGGCTGGCGATCGCCCTGGACGGCGCGGCGGACATCGACCCGCAGGTGGTGGTGCAAGCGCTGGAGCTCACCGTGGCGCTTCCCTCGGGAACCCGGCTGATCTACGACGTCCGCCACGGGCTGGGGATGATGGACCCCGGCGGATGGATGGTGTACTTCGGCACTTCGGGGCAGATCGTCCGGAAGCTGGACGCCTACCGACGGCTGGTCGATTCCCTGACCGCCCGCGGAATCCGGCCGGGGATGGTGAGCGTGGAGAATTTGCGTCAGCCGTTCTACCGCCGGTAG
- a CDS encoding D-alanine--D-alanine ligase, translating into MGKLRIGVIYGGRSGEHEVSLMSARSVLDALDPARYEVVEIGITPEGRWMAGAGVMQALQSRSGGGKRAAMLAEPGPSRIWEIRPDGGDAELRLKLFREVDVVFPVLHGTFGEDGTLQGLLEMAEVPYVGAGVLASSVAMDKALFKQLMRAHAIPIPEYILCTRSEIAHDLDGAVRRAEAVGAYPLFTKPANLGSSVGISRCANRSDLMEGMADAARYDRRVLVERGIDAREIEVSVLGNERPEASVPGEVVPSREFYSYESKYVDGTSQLLIPAPIPEEKAGEIQRWAVEAYRAIDGAGLSRADFLMDRRTGEVFLNELNTMPGFTAISMYPKLWEKSGLPYPDLLDRLIDLALERHAERAKNERSYRRN; encoded by the coding sequence ATGGGTAAACTGCGGATCGGAGTGATATACGGCGGCCGCTCCGGGGAACACGAAGTCTCCCTGATGTCGGCCCGTTCGGTGCTCGACGCGCTCGATCCCGCGCGCTACGAAGTGGTGGAGATCGGCATCACCCCGGAAGGCCGCTGGATGGCGGGCGCGGGGGTGATGCAGGCGTTGCAAAGCCGGAGCGGCGGGGGCAAACGCGCCGCCATGCTGGCCGAGCCGGGGCCGTCGCGGATCTGGGAGATCCGGCCGGACGGGGGCGACGCGGAGCTGCGTTTAAAGCTTTTCCGCGAGGTGGACGTGGTCTTCCCGGTCCTGCACGGGACGTTCGGCGAGGACGGCACGCTGCAGGGGCTGCTCGAGATGGCCGAGGTGCCCTATGTCGGGGCGGGCGTGCTGGCTTCCTCGGTGGCGATGGACAAGGCGCTGTTCAAACAGTTGATGCGCGCCCACGCCATTCCGATTCCGGAATACATCCTCTGCACCCGGAGCGAGATCGCGCACGACCTGGACGGGGCCGTGCGGCGGGCGGAAGCGGTGGGCGCCTACCCGCTGTTCACCAAACCGGCCAACCTCGGCTCCTCGGTCGGCATTTCGCGCTGCGCCAACCGCTCCGATTTGATGGAGGGGATGGCCGATGCCGCGCGCTACGACCGGCGGGTGCTGGTCGAGCGCGGGATCGACGCCCGCGAGATCGAAGTCAGCGTGCTCGGCAACGAACGGCCGGAAGCCTCCGTCCCGGGCGAGGTCGTTCCCAGCCGCGAGTTTTATTCCTACGAATCGAAATACGTCGACGGAACCTCGCAGCTGCTCATCCCGGCGCCGATCCCGGAGGAAAAGGCCGGCGAGATCCAGCGCTGGGCGGTGGAGGCGTACCGGGCGATCGACGGCGCCGGGCTTTCGCGGGCCGATTTCCTGATGGACCGCCGGACCGGCGAGGTGTTCCTCAACGAATTGAACACCATGCCGGGCTTCACCGCCATCAGCATGTACCCGAAGCTTTGGGAAAAAAGCGGATTGCCCTATCCCGATTTGCTCGACCGATTGATTGATCTTGCGCTCGAGCGGCACGCGGAGCGCGCCAAGAACGAACGGAGCTATCGCAGGAATTAA
- the murD gene encoding UDP-N-acetylmuramoyl-L-alanine--D-glutamate ligase, whose amino-acid sequence MAARDLAGKRVAVLGLARQGTALVRYLAAKGARITVSDMKEAGALKKEMDELAGYEVEYRLGGHPPGLLEGIDLLCLSGGVPTDLPIVAEARERSLPLTNDTQLFLEAAPAKVVGITGSSGKTTTTTLVGRMAACAAEAGLIRKAWVGGNIGNPLLNEVNEMRPEDLAVLELSSFQLELAERSPQVAAVLNITPNHLDRHRTMEAYRRAKMRIFEFQAAEDSAVLGWDSPETRGLQSAVRGRRSFFSLSPKAWDGDGAYLDGGRIVVERGGKAEPVADRQAVLLRGEHNLANAVAACAVGAAAGIPADVLARGMAGFRGVPHRLEFVARRRGADWYNDSIATAPERAAAAIRSFDEPIVLLAGGRDKNLPWKEWADLVRRRVDHLVLFGEAADLIHRVLGDAEAGQRPYSVAVVPTLEAAVRKAAETVRPGSVVLLSPGGTSYDAYKDFEERGEAFRALVRAMKAEDE is encoded by the coding sequence ATGGCGGCCCGGGATCTGGCGGGCAAACGGGTGGCAGTCCTCGGCTTGGCCAGGCAAGGTACCGCCCTGGTCCGCTACCTGGCCGCAAAGGGAGCCCGGATCACCGTCTCTGACATGAAGGAGGCCGGAGCCTTAAAAAAGGAGATGGACGAGTTGGCGGGATACGAGGTCGAGTATCGGCTGGGCGGGCATCCTCCCGGATTGCTGGAGGGGATCGACCTGCTGTGCCTATCCGGCGGCGTGCCCACCGACCTTCCGATCGTTGCGGAGGCCCGGGAGCGGTCGCTCCCGCTGACCAACGACACCCAGCTGTTTCTCGAGGCGGCTCCGGCGAAGGTCGTCGGCATCACCGGATCCTCGGGCAAAACGACCACCACCACCCTCGTCGGCCGGATGGCGGCCTGCGCCGCCGAAGCCGGTTTGATCCGCAAAGCCTGGGTGGGCGGGAACATCGGCAATCCGCTGTTGAACGAGGTGAATGAAATGCGGCCGGAGGATTTGGCCGTGCTCGAGCTGTCGTCGTTCCAATTGGAGCTGGCCGAGCGCAGTCCGCAGGTGGCGGCGGTTCTCAACATCACGCCCAACCATCTGGACCGGCACCGCACCATGGAGGCCTACCGGCGGGCCAAGATGCGCATATTCGAATTCCAGGCCGCGGAGGATTCCGCGGTTCTGGGGTGGGATTCGCCGGAGACCCGCGGCCTGCAATCGGCCGTGCGCGGGCGCCGCTCCTTCTTCAGCCTGAGCCCGAAAGCCTGGGACGGCGACGGGGCGTACCTGGACGGCGGCCGGATCGTGGTCGAACGCGGCGGGAAGGCCGAACCGGTCGCCGACCGCCAAGCGGTTCTGCTGCGCGGCGAGCACAACCTGGCGAATGCCGTCGCCGCCTGTGCGGTCGGCGCGGCGGCCGGAATTCCGGCGGACGTGCTGGCCCGGGGCATGGCGGGCTTCCGCGGCGTTCCGCACCGGCTGGAGTTCGTCGCGCGGCGGCGCGGGGCCGACTGGTACAACGATTCGATCGCCACCGCCCCGGAACGGGCGGCCGCCGCGATCCGCTCCTTCGACGAGCCGATCGTCCTCCTGGCCGGCGGAAGGGATAAAAACCTTCCGTGGAAGGAGTGGGCGGACCTGGTGCGCCGGCGGGTGGACCACCTGGTGCTCTTTGGCGAGGCGGCGGACTTGATCCATCGGGTGCTGGGGGATGCGGAAGCGGGGCAACGGCCCTACAGCGTGGCGGTCGTTCCGACCCTGGAAGCCGCGGTGCGGAAAGCCGCCGAGACCGTCCGGCCCGGAAGCGTGGTCCTGCTCTCGCCGGGCGGGACGAGTTACGACGCGTACAAGGATTTCGAAGAGCGCGGAGAAGCCTTCCGGGCTTTGGTGAGGGCGATGAAAGCGGAGGACGAATGA
- a CDS encoding FtsW/RodA/SpoVE family cell cycle protein, which produces MRGQWKERMTGADLGFDVILLLVVITMLTAGLITVASTTWGVSYVYYEAESVWVLFLRQLGWAGIGLVFLGVMYVLDYHIFFRVKGLVVLLALATVAALIAVVILKGDSLTRVGLFGNSVQPSELAKLVTVIYLAVWLVSKAEVLHDVKLGLIPYAALIALFSGLIAIEPDYSAAVTVVLIGIAMFYFGGGKLHNVVIGSLVIGVGGILLAGVMRPQRILDYLAGWRNIREANLHIREALSAISSGGIFGVGAGASRFKYFSLPAAHTDSVFAVIGEELGLLGALFVLVLFAVLIWRGYRIAMRARDELGLLLAAGITSWVALEAVINILTILQVLPFAGNALPFFSYGGSNLVLTLGAMGMLLNISRSPGGGAAEATGEDTTLRRGDGGRNLPRPRNGAGASAFSA; this is translated from the coding sequence ATGAGAGGGCAGTGGAAGGAGCGCATGACCGGCGCGGACCTCGGCTTCGACGTGATCCTCCTGCTGGTAGTGATCACCATGCTGACGGCCGGGCTGATTACGGTCGCCTCCACCACCTGGGGAGTCTCCTACGTCTATTACGAGGCTGAGTCGGTGTGGGTGCTGTTCCTGCGCCAACTCGGTTGGGCGGGGATCGGGCTGGTCTTCCTGGGCGTGATGTACGTCCTCGACTACCACATCTTCTTCCGGGTCAAGGGCCTGGTCGTCCTGCTGGCGCTGGCGACCGTGGCCGCGTTGATCGCGGTGGTCATCCTCAAGGGGGATTCCCTCACCCGGGTGGGCCTGTTCGGAAATTCGGTCCAGCCGTCGGAACTGGCGAAGCTGGTCACCGTGATCTACCTGGCGGTCTGGCTGGTATCCAAGGCCGAAGTGTTGCACGACGTGAAGCTCGGCCTGATCCCCTACGCGGCGCTGATCGCGTTGTTCTCCGGATTGATCGCGATCGAGCCGGATTACAGCGCCGCCGTGACGGTGGTTTTGATCGGGATTGCGATGTTTTATTTCGGCGGCGGGAAGCTCCACAACGTGGTGATCGGATCGCTGGTGATCGGGGTGGGCGGGATTCTCCTGGCGGGGGTCATGCGGCCGCAAAGGATTCTGGACTACCTGGCCGGATGGCGGAACATCCGCGAGGCGAACCTGCACATCCGCGAGGCGCTGTCGGCGATTTCCTCCGGCGGGATCTTCGGAGTGGGCGCCGGCGCCAGCCGCTTCAAGTATTTTTCCCTGCCGGCGGCGCACACCGACAGCGTGTTCGCGGTCATCGGCGAGGAGCTTGGATTGCTCGGCGCGCTGTTCGTGCTGGTCCTGTTTGCCGTGCTGATTTGGCGCGGCTACCGGATCGCGATGCGGGCTCGCGACGAACTGGGGCTGCTGCTGGCCGCGGGAATCACCAGCTGGGTGGCGCTCGAGGCGGTGATCAACATCCTGACGATCCTGCAGGTCCTGCCGTTCGCCGGGAACGCGCTGCCCTTCTTCAGCTACGGCGGTTCGAACCTGGTGCTGACGCTCGGAGCGATGGGGATGCTGTTAAACATCTCGCGCAGCCCAGGCGGCGGCGCCGCGGAGGCGACGGGTGAAGATACTACTTTGCGCCGGGGGGACGGGGGGAGGAATCTACCCCGCCCTCGCAACGGCGCAGGCGCTTCGGCATTCAGCGCCTGA
- a CDS encoding UDP-N-acetylglucosamine--N-acetylmuramyl-(pentapeptide) pyrophosphoryl-undecaprenol N-acetylglucosamine transferase: MKILLCAGGTGGGIYPALATAQALRHSAPEAELLWLGGRGGMEEDLVRRAGIPIRLIRAAGMHGVGWKAAPGNAVRLLLGTVDAWREIGCFGAQAVFVTGGYLAAPAVLAACLRAVPVVVYVPDIEPALAARFAARFARRIAVTTDRSAVHYPKGAPVVVTGYPLREEILRATRAEGRKTFGIPAEAPVLLAFGGSRGARSINRALTAALPKLLEEMHVIHITGTLDWPEVEKVRHNLPKWHKARYHAHPYLHEEMGGALAAADIAVSRAGASVLGEYPHFRLPSILIPYPHAWRYQRTNARYLESQGAAVVLPDETLSERMAAEVLALMADKPRRKDMRRVLEKINQKNSALKLAGEVVAVVKEGPK, from the coding sequence GTGAAGATACTACTTTGCGCCGGGGGGACGGGGGGAGGAATCTACCCCGCCCTCGCAACGGCGCAGGCGCTTCGGCATTCAGCGCCTGAAGCCGAGCTGTTGTGGCTCGGCGGGCGGGGGGGGATGGAGGAGGATCTGGTCCGGCGGGCCGGCATCCCCATCCGGCTGATCCGCGCCGCCGGAATGCACGGGGTCGGATGGAAAGCCGCGCCGGGGAACGCGGTCCGGCTGCTGCTGGGGACGGTGGACGCTTGGCGGGAAATCGGTTGCTTCGGAGCGCAGGCGGTGTTCGTGACGGGCGGGTATCTGGCCGCCCCGGCGGTTTTGGCGGCGTGCCTGCGGGCCGTTCCCGTGGTGGTGTACGTGCCGGACATCGAACCGGCGCTGGCGGCGCGGTTCGCGGCGCGGTTCGCGCGGCGGATCGCGGTGACGACGGACCGCTCGGCGGTCCATTACCCGAAGGGCGCACCGGTGGTCGTCACCGGCTATCCGTTGCGCGAGGAGATCCTGCGCGCGACCCGCGCGGAAGGGCGGAAAACCTTCGGGATCCCGGCGGAGGCGCCGGTGTTGTTGGCATTCGGCGGGAGCCGCGGAGCGCGGTCGATCAACCGCGCGCTGACGGCGGCGCTGCCGAAACTGCTGGAGGAGATGCACGTGATACACATAACCGGAACCCTGGATTGGCCTGAAGTAGAGAAGGTGCGGCACAACCTGCCGAAGTGGCACAAGGCGCGCTACCACGCCCATCCCTACCTGCACGAGGAGATGGGCGGCGCCCTGGCGGCCGCCGACATCGCGGTTTCGCGGGCAGGCGCTTCGGTGCTTGGGGAATACCCGCACTTCCGGCTGCCGTCGATCCTGATCCCCTACCCGCACGCCTGGCGCTACCAGCGCACCAACGCCCGCTACCTGGAATCCCAGGGGGCGGCGGTCGTTCTGCCGGACGAAACCCTTTCGGAAAGGATGGCGGCGGAAGTGCTGGCGCTGATGGCCGACAAGCCGCGGCGCAAGGACATGCGCCGGGTGCTCGAGAAGATCAATCAGAAAAACTCAGCCCTGAAATTGGCCGGGGAAGTGGTCGCGGTGGTCAAGGAAGGGCCGAAGTGA
- the murC gene encoding UDP-N-acetylmuramate--L-alanine ligase has translation MHYHLVGIGGSGLSAIARVLLERGERVSGSDMAESTFLDGLRDLGAQVELGHAAENVRGADAVIVSSAVKEDNVEVAAARRAGLPVYKRSEFFGPLTRGKRTVAVAGTHGKTTTTGMIAHLLVRRGLDPSFIAGGALADFGGANARAGQGDHFVIEADEYDRAFLGLAPWITVLTNVEHDHPDCYPTLEDLYRAFAEFLGRMQPDGSVAVCADSAGAIHVVEDLGKRRPDISVYSYAVEMEADWQATQIQANAEGGSDFLAVRSGEVLGRVRIRLPGMHNVCNSLAALCAADLCGIPFSHAAKSLAQYHGAERRFEIKGESCGVTVVDDYAHHPSEIRATLSAARQRFPQGRIWAVWQPHTYSRTRVLLKQFEQAFGEADKTVVLPVYRAREPVDAAFPIEEMVRAMTDTEAVYIPELMEAVPYLTRELRCGDVLVMLSAGDANRIGEEVLRRMRQIEAEGAAAIRAPILPLEKLRAHFGDRLQEEVPLDRLTTAKIGGLADALVEVRDAEELARTAEWLWRDEIPFFVLGGGSNTLISDNGCRDLVLLNRGKRYEIRPGNNGAKDNAVVWAESGASIGAVARQAAQMGWTGLEWAAAIPGTVGGAVVGNAGAFGADTAGSLQMVEILQRMESEKKAGISADRRRIGPDALEFSYRSSLLRKSPGQAVVLAVEFALRRCDPSEAVARIGGFLSKRRETQPTGSSMGSMFKNPPGDYAGRLIEAAGLKGYRMGDAEISTQHANFFLNLGNARAEDIRALMDLARRSVRERFGIDLEPEIVMAGDWPETLRGGHG, from the coding sequence ATGCATTACCACTTGGTCGGAATCGGCGGTTCGGGGCTTTCGGCGATTGCCCGGGTGCTCCTGGAACGGGGTGAGCGGGTGAGCGGTTCAGACATGGCGGAATCCACCTTCCTCGACGGCCTGCGCGACCTCGGCGCGCAGGTGGAGCTCGGGCACGCGGCGGAAAACGTCCGCGGCGCGGACGCGGTGATCGTCTCCTCGGCGGTGAAGGAAGACAACGTCGAGGTGGCCGCGGCGCGCCGGGCGGGGCTGCCGGTCTACAAGCGCTCCGAATTCTTCGGTCCGCTCACCCGCGGCAAGCGCACCGTGGCGGTGGCCGGCACCCACGGCAAAACGACCACCACCGGAATGATCGCCCACCTGCTCGTCCGCCGGGGGTTGGATCCTTCTTTCATCGCCGGCGGCGCGCTGGCCGATTTCGGCGGCGCCAACGCGCGGGCGGGGCAGGGCGACCATTTCGTTATTGAGGCCGACGAATACGACCGCGCCTTCCTCGGGCTGGCGCCGTGGATCACGGTGCTGACCAACGTCGAGCACGACCATCCGGACTGCTACCCGACGCTCGAGGACCTGTACCGGGCCTTCGCCGAATTCCTCGGCCGCATGCAGCCCGACGGCTCGGTGGCGGTGTGCGCGGATTCGGCCGGCGCGATCCACGTCGTCGAGGATCTGGGAAAGCGGCGGCCCGACATTTCGGTGTATTCCTACGCCGTCGAGATGGAGGCCGATTGGCAGGCGACCCAGATCCAAGCCAACGCCGAGGGCGGAAGCGATTTCCTCGCGGTGCGGAGCGGCGAGGTGCTCGGACGGGTGCGAATCCGGCTGCCGGGCATGCACAACGTCTGCAATTCGCTGGCCGCCCTGTGCGCGGCGGATTTGTGCGGGATTCCGTTTTCGCACGCGGCGAAATCCCTGGCCCAGTATCACGGCGCCGAACGGCGCTTCGAGATCAAGGGGGAATCCTGCGGGGTGACGGTGGTGGACGATTACGCCCACCATCCCAGCGAGATCCGCGCCACGCTTTCCGCGGCGCGCCAGCGCTTTCCGCAGGGGCGGATCTGGGCGGTATGGCAGCCGCATACCTATTCCCGGACGAGGGTGCTGTTGAAGCAATTCGAGCAGGCCTTTGGCGAAGCCGACAAAACGGTGGTGCTTCCCGTGTATCGGGCGCGCGAACCGGTGGACGCCGCGTTCCCGATCGAGGAGATGGTGCGCGCGATGACCGACACCGAAGCCGTCTACATCCCTGAACTAATGGAAGCCGTCCCATACCTGACGCGCGAACTGCGCTGCGGGGACGTGCTGGTGATGCTCAGCGCGGGCGACGCCAACCGGATCGGGGAGGAAGTCCTGCGCCGGATGCGGCAGATCGAAGCCGAGGGCGCCGCGGCGATCCGGGCGCCGATCCTCCCGTTGGAAAAACTGCGCGCGCACTTCGGGGACCGGCTACAGGAGGAAGTCCCCCTGGACCGCCTGACCACGGCTAAAATCGGCGGGCTGGCGGACGCGCTGGTGGAAGTGCGCGATGCGGAGGAATTGGCCCGGACGGCGGAATGGCTCTGGCGGGATGAAATCCCGTTCTTTGTCCTCGGCGGCGGATCGAACACGCTGATTTCCGACAACGGCTGCCGCGACCTGGTCCTGCTGAACCGTGGCAAGCGCTACGAAATCCGGCCGGGGAACAACGGGGCGAAGGACAACGCGGTGGTCTGGGCCGAATCCGGCGCTTCGATCGGTGCGGTGGCGCGCCAGGCGGCGCAGATGGGTTGGACCGGCCTCGAGTGGGCGGCGGCGATCCCGGGCACCGTCGGCGGCGCGGTGGTGGGCAACGCCGGCGCCTTCGGGGCCGACACCGCCGGCTCGCTGCAAATGGTCGAAATCTTGCAACGAATGGAATCGGAAAAAAAGGCCGGAATCTCGGCCGACCGCAGGCGGATCGGGCCGGATGCGCTGGAATTTTCCTATCGTTCCAGCCTCCTGCGCAAGAGCCCCGGGCAGGCGGTGGTGCTGGCGGTGGAGTTTGCGCTGCGGCGCTGCGATCCTTCGGAAGCCGTCGCCCGGATCGGCGGATTTCTGTCCAAGCGCCGGGAAACCCAGCCGACCGGATCCTCGATGGGATCGATGTTCAAGAATCCTCCCGGGGATTACGCCGGACGGCTGATCGAGGCGGCGGGACTAAAAGGATACCGGATGGGCGATGCGGAGATTTCGACCCAACATGCGAATTTCTTCCTCAACCTGGGGAACGCCCGGGCCGAAGACATCCGCGCCCTGATGGATTTGGCCCGCCGTTCGGTGCGGGAAAGGTTCGGGATCGACCTTGAACCGGAGATCGTCATGGCTGGAGATTGGCCGGAGACGCTGCGAGGCGGACATGGGTAA
- a CDS encoding phospho-N-acetylmuramoyl-pentapeptide-transferase, which produces MEGVPMALSLGAIGFALTVIWGGPLLRILRRLGVGKQIRVEGPRSHQTKLGTPTMGGLLIVIPVVAMTLLLNTVPILGRTLIGGSILLPLAVMVVYAGLGAIDDLLGLKGRPLRARVKFPLQAVVAVGVAVGLKYVLRVPNMYLPGVPADINLGVWYVPIAAFIILCGTNAVNITDGLDGLAGIISATAFAAYGMIAALQGQVYLMSFCFTVVGVLFAFLWFNAHPAELFMGDTGSLSVGAVLSVVALMTAQWAILPVIAIIPVAETASVILQVGYFKMTKGKRLFKMAPLHHHFELLGWSETQVVQRFWLIGLLAAMVGVALAKAM; this is translated from the coding sequence ATGGAAGGAGTCCCGATGGCGCTCAGCTTGGGAGCCATCGGCTTCGCGTTGACGGTCATCTGGGGCGGGCCGCTGCTGCGCATCCTGCGCCGTTTGGGGGTGGGGAAGCAGATCCGGGTCGAAGGCCCGCGCAGCCACCAGACCAAGCTGGGCACCCCGACGATGGGCGGATTGTTGATCGTCATTCCGGTGGTGGCGATGACCCTTCTGCTCAATACGGTGCCGATCCTCGGGCGGACCCTCATCGGAGGATCCATCCTCCTGCCGCTGGCGGTGATGGTGGTCTACGCCGGATTGGGCGCGATCGACGATCTGCTCGGCCTCAAAGGCCGGCCGCTGCGGGCCCGGGTGAAGTTCCCCTTGCAGGCCGTGGTGGCGGTCGGCGTGGCCGTCGGGTTGAAATACGTTCTGCGGGTGCCGAACATGTACCTGCCCGGAGTCCCGGCCGACATCAATCTGGGCGTGTGGTACGTGCCGATCGCCGCTTTCATCATCCTCTGCGGAACCAACGCCGTCAACATCACCGACGGGCTCGACGGCTTGGCGGGGATCATCTCCGCGACGGCCTTCGCCGCCTACGGGATGATCGCCGCCCTGCAGGGCCAGGTGTACCTGATGAGCTTCTGCTTCACGGTGGTCGGAGTGCTGTTTGCCTTCCTGTGGTTCAACGCCCACCCGGCCGAATTGTTCATGGGCGACACCGGGTCGCTTTCGGTCGGCGCCGTGTTGAGCGTCGTCGCGCTGATGACCGCCCAATGGGCGATCCTGCCGGTGATCGCGATCATCCCGGTGGCGGAGACGGCCAGCGTCATTCTGCAGGTGGGGTATTTTAAGATGACCAAGGGCAAACGGCTGTTCAAGATGGCGCCGCTGCACCACCATTTCGAACTGCTCGGCTGGAGCGAAACCCAGGTGGTGCAAAGGTTCTGGCTGATCGGGCTGCTGGCGGCGATGGTCGGCGTGGCGCTGGCCAAGGCGATGTGA